From a single Candoia aspera isolate rCanAsp1 chromosome 2, rCanAsp1.hap2, whole genome shotgun sequence genomic region:
- the TRNT1 gene encoding CCA tRNA nucleotidyltransferase 1, mitochondrial: MWKHIILLSCKAGEILAPRSRVGLAILCRNLRTMKIDSSEFQSLFTPGLKSIAELFDKENYELRIAGGAVRDLLSGIKPQDVDFASTATPDQMKEMFQAMGIRMINNRGEKHGTITARLNEENFEITTLRIDLHTDGRHAEVEFTTDWEKDAGRRDLTINSMFLGLDGTLYDYFSGYNDLKNKKIRFVGEANQRIKEDFLRILRYFRFYGRIAEKPDDHDAQTLEAIKENAKGLAGISGERIWMELKKILVGKYVNHLIHLMYGLTVTDYIGLPVNGNLQEFGTVCKNVQNLFPKPMTILTSLLKVPCDLSKLDLRLKLSKDEKNLGLFLMKHRRDLTKASDTTKPLKPYQDFVLDSREASAASRIHELLKYQGEEQLLKEMQEWSIPPFPVSGHDLRQMGISSGKDIGPLLQQLREQWKKSDYQMDKEELLSFVKKA, translated from the exons ATGTGGAAACATATCATTCTTCTGAGCTGTAAGGCAGGCGAAATCCTTGCTCCCCGCAGCAGAGTAGGGCTTGCAATCCTTTGTCGGAACTTAAGAACCATGAAGATAGATTCTTCCGAATTTCAGTCCCTTTTCACGCCAGGACTGAAGAGCATTGCAG AATTATTTGATAAAGAAAATTATGAACTAAGAATAGCAGGAGGTGCTGTAAGAGATTTACTCAGTGGAATAAAACCACAAGATGTTGACTTTGCCAGCACTGCAACTCCTGATCAGATGAAGGAAATGTTCCAGGCCATGGGTATCCGTATGATCAACAACAGAGGAGAAAAACATGGAACCATCACTGCTAGG CTCAATGAGGAGAACTTTGAAATTACCACACTGAGAATTGATTTGCATACTGATGGGAGACATGCAGAAGTGGAATTCACAACTGACTGGGAAAAAGATGCAGGAAGAAGAGATCTCACAATCAATTCTATGTTCCTAG GTTTGGATGGCACTCTTTATGATTACTTCAGTGGTTACAATGATTTAAAGAACAAGAAGATCCGTTTTGTAGGAGAAGCCAACCAGAGAATAAAAGAAGATTTTTTACGAATTCTCCGCTACTTCCG ATTTTATGGGAGGATAGCTGAAAAGCCTGATGACCATGATGCCCAAACTCTGGAAGCCATCAAAGAAAATGCCAAAGGTTTGGCTGGAATATCTGGCGAGAGGATTTGGATGGAATTGAAAAAAATTCTTGTTGGGAAATATGTAAATCACCTCATTCATCTGATGTATGGACTTACAGTAACTGATTATATAG GATTACCTGTTAATGGGAACTTACAGGAGTTTGGCACAGTCTGTAAAAATGTTCAGAATCTCTTTCCAAAACCAATGACCATTCTAACGTCACTGTTAAAGGTTCCGTGTGAtctctcaaaattggatttaagacTGAAACTATCAAAAGATGAAAAAAACCTTGGGCTATTTCTAATGAAGCACAGGAGAGACTTGACCAAAGCTTCTGATACTACAAAGCCTCTTAAGCCATACCAGGATTTTGTTTTAGAT TCAAGGGAGGCTTCTGCAGCATCCAGAATCCATGAACTTCTGAAGTACCAAGGAGAAGAACAACTTCTGAAAGAAATGCAAGAGTGGTCTATCCCTCCTTTTCCTGTAAGTGGCCATGACTTAAGACAAATGGGAATCTCATCAGGAAAAGACATTGGGCCGCTCCTGCAACAGTTACGAGAACAGTGGAAAAAAAGTGATTACCAAATGGATAAAGAAGAACTCTTAAGCTTTGTAAAGAAGGCATGA